From the genome of Mesorhizobium japonicum MAFF 303099, one region includes:
- the hpt gene encoding hypoxanthine phosphoribosyltransferase, which produces MPIVRDKDIEVLFSASAIARRNLELAKEIAGHDYHDLLVISVLKGSFIFAADLIRAMHDVGLSPEVEFIFISSYGAGTTSGEVRVLRDIDNEVAGRDVLLIDDILESGKTLTFTRDLMLSRGAKSCSIAVLLDKRMRRQTALVADYVGFDCPDYFVVGYGMDVAHAFRELPFVGVVKGDA; this is translated from the coding sequence ATGCCAATCGTACGCGACAAGGACATCGAAGTCCTGTTTTCAGCGTCGGCAATCGCGCGGCGCAATCTCGAGCTCGCCAAGGAGATCGCCGGGCACGACTATCACGATCTGCTGGTGATTTCGGTGCTGAAGGGCTCGTTCATCTTCGCCGCCGACCTGATTCGCGCCATGCATGATGTCGGCCTGTCGCCCGAGGTCGAGTTCATCTTCATTTCCAGCTATGGCGCCGGCACCACCAGCGGCGAGGTGAGGGTGCTGCGCGACATCGACAATGAGGTCGCCGGCCGTGACGTGCTGCTGATCGACGACATTCTGGAGTCGGGTAAGACACTGACCTTCACCCGCGACCTGATGCTGTCGCGCGGCGCGAAAAGCTGTTCCATCGCCGTGCTGCTCGACAAGCGCATGCGCCGCCAGACGGCGCTGGTCGCCGACTATGTCGGCTTCGACTGCCCCGATTATTTCGTCGTCGGTTACGGCATGGACGTCGCGCACGCCTTCCGCGAATTGCCGTTCGTGGGTGTCGTGAAAGGCGATGCGTGA
- the argH gene encoding argininosuccinate lyase, translating to MSDKKTSNQMWGGRFASGPAAIMEAINASISFDRKLYAQDIRGSIAHSEMLAQTGIISTADQEKIAHGLNTILKEIEAGSFEFSTRLEDIHMNVEARLADLIGSAAGRLHTARSRNDQVAVDLRLWVKDECFRVAEALKGLITALLARAEEHAATVMPGFTHMQAAQPVTFGHHCMAYVEMFARDLSRVRDAIERMDESPLGAAALAGTSFPIDRHRTAKALGFREPMRNSLDSVSDRDFALDFLAMAAICATHLSRLAEEIIIWSTPQFGFIRLSDSFSTGSSIMPQKKNPDAAELVRGKTGRVNGHLVGLLTVMKGMPLTYGKDMQEDKESVFDAAETLDLMLAAMTGMVSDMTVNAAAMKKAAGSGHATATDLADWLVRTLGLPFREAHHVTGRAVALAEEKKVSLEKLSLEDLQSINPGITADIFSVLAVQNSVKSRTSFGGTAPSEVRKQIRYWKKRLAKA from the coding sequence ATGAGCGACAAGAAGACCAGCAACCAGATGTGGGGCGGACGATTTGCCTCGGGTCCGGCCGCAATCATGGAAGCGATCAACGCGTCGATCTCGTTCGACCGCAAACTCTACGCGCAGGACATACGCGGCTCGATCGCCCATAGCGAGATGCTGGCGCAAACGGGCATTATTTCGACGGCCGATCAAGAAAAAATCGCTCACGGCCTGAACACGATCCTGAAAGAGATCGAGGCGGGCAGCTTCGAGTTTTCGACCAGGCTCGAAGACATCCACATGAATGTCGAGGCCCGCCTCGCCGACCTGATCGGCTCGGCCGCCGGCCGCCTGCACACCGCGCGCTCACGCAACGACCAGGTGGCGGTGGATCTGCGGCTCTGGGTCAAGGATGAGTGCTTCCGCGTCGCCGAGGCGTTGAAGGGCCTGATCACCGCGCTGCTGGCGCGGGCCGAGGAGCACGCGGCGACCGTGATGCCGGGCTTCACCCATATGCAGGCGGCGCAGCCGGTGACCTTCGGCCATCACTGCATGGCCTATGTCGAGATGTTTGCACGCGACCTGTCGCGCGTGCGCGACGCCATCGAGCGCATGGACGAGAGCCCGCTCGGCGCCGCCGCCCTTGCCGGCACCAGCTTCCCGATCGACCGCCACCGGACCGCCAAGGCGCTCGGCTTCCGCGAGCCGATGCGCAATTCGCTGGACAGCGTCTCCGATCGCGATTTCGCGCTGGACTTCCTCGCCATGGCGGCGATCTGCGCCACGCATCTGTCGCGGCTGGCCGAGGAGATCATCATCTGGTCGACGCCGCAATTCGGCTTCATCAGGCTGTCGGATAGTTTTTCCACCGGCTCCTCGATCATGCCGCAGAAGAAGAACCCTGACGCCGCCGAACTGGTGCGCGGCAAGACCGGCCGCGTCAACGGCCATCTGGTCGGCCTGCTGACGGTGATGAAGGGCATGCCTTTGACCTATGGCAAGGACATGCAGGAGGACAAGGAATCGGTGTTCGACGCCGCCGAGACGCTCGACCTGATGCTGGCGGCGATGACCGGCATGGTCTCGGACATGACGGTCAACGCGGCCGCGATGAAGAAGGCCGCCGGCTCCGGCCACGCGACCGCGACCGACCTCGCCGACTGGCTGGTGCGCACGCTCGGCCTGCCCTTCCGCGAGGCGCATCATGTCACCGGCCGCGCGGTGGCGCTGGCCGAGGAGAAGAAGGTGAGCCTGGAAAAGCTTTCGCTGGAGGACCTGCAGTCGATCAATCCCGGCATCACGGCGGACATATTTTCGGTGCTGGCGGTTCAGAACTCGGTCAAGAGCCGCACCAGTTTCGGCGGCACCGCGCCGTCGGAAGTGAGGAAGCAGATCCGCTATTGGAAAAAGCGGCTGGCCAAAGCCTGA
- a CDS encoding glyoxalase superfamily protein, translated as MPRLGTVTPVLRIFDVAKAHEFYVGFLGFEVQFEHRFEDNAPLYTGIYRDGCVLHLSEHHGDGTPGSHIRIETTDIAELHHELTERKYRFARPGLEETPWKTKEVTVDDPFGNRLTFYEDVRD; from the coding sequence ATGCCGAGGCTCGGTACTGTCACGCCCGTCCTGCGCATCTTCGATGTTGCCAAGGCGCATGAATTCTACGTCGGTTTTCTCGGTTTCGAAGTGCAGTTCGAACACCGCTTCGAAGACAACGCGCCGCTCTACACAGGCATTTACCGCGACGGCTGCGTCTTGCATCTGAGTGAACATCATGGCGACGGCACGCCGGGCTCTCACATCCGGATCGAGACGACCGACATTGCGGAGCTTCATCACGAGTTGACCGAAAGAAAGTACCGCTTTGCCAGGCCTGGGTTGGAGGAGACGCCTTGGAAGACGAAGGAGGTCACAGTCGACGATCCGTTCGGCAACCGCCTGACCTTCTATGAGGATGTGAGAGACTAA
- a CDS encoding threonine/serine dehydratase translates to MAQGNTVTRERIAAMEPRIRPYIRHTPVLHVDMTDFDRPPLALDLKLECLQHSGSFKARGAFTNLLERPVPKAGVVAASGGNHGAAVAYAAMRLGHKATIFVPEVSPQAKLDRIRSYGADLVVGGARYAEALGASERFAQETGALQIHAFNQEETLVGQGTLGLEIENDLPQIDTLLVAVGGGGLIGGIAAWYAGRIRIIAIEPEGAPTLYRAFEAGHPVDAPAEGIAADSLAPKRVGEMMFPIAEAFVERSILVSDDDIIAAQKALWNRVRIISEPGGAAAFAAILSGRYTPAPGERVAVLVCGANANPANF, encoded by the coding sequence ATGGCGCAGGGCAATACCGTCACACGCGAACGCATTGCCGCGATGGAACCGCGCATCCGGCCCTATATCAGGCACACGCCGGTGCTGCACGTCGACATGACCGACTTCGACCGGCCACCGCTGGCTCTCGACCTCAAACTCGAATGCCTGCAGCATTCCGGCTCGTTCAAGGCGCGCGGCGCCTTCACCAATCTTCTGGAAAGGCCGGTTCCCAAGGCCGGCGTTGTCGCCGCATCGGGCGGCAACCATGGCGCCGCCGTAGCCTATGCCGCCATGCGGCTCGGCCACAAGGCGACCATCTTCGTTCCCGAAGTGAGCCCACAGGCCAAGCTGGACCGCATTCGTTCCTATGGCGCCGACCTGGTCGTCGGAGGCGCCCGCTATGCCGAGGCGCTGGGCGCCAGCGAACGTTTCGCGCAGGAAACTGGCGCCTTGCAGATCCATGCCTTCAACCAGGAGGAAACGCTGGTCGGCCAGGGCACGCTCGGGCTCGAAATCGAGAACGACTTGCCTCAGATCGACACGCTGCTGGTCGCCGTCGGCGGTGGCGGCCTGATCGGCGGCATCGCCGCCTGGTATGCCGGCCGCATCCGCATCATCGCCATCGAGCCCGAAGGCGCGCCGACGCTTTATCGCGCCTTCGAGGCCGGCCATCCCGTCGACGCACCGGCGGAAGGCATCGCCGCCGATTCGCTGGCGCCGAAGCGCGTCGGCGAGATGATGTTCCCGATCGCGGAAGCCTTCGTCGAGCGCTCCATCCTGGTCAGTGACGACGACATCATCGCCGCGCAGAAGGCGTTGTGGAACCGGGTGCGCATCATCTCCGAACCGGGCGGGGCTGCGGCCTTCGCCGCGATCCTGTCCGGCCGCTACACGCCGGCACCCGGCGAACGCGTCGCCGTGCTGGTCTGTGGCGCCAACGCAAACCCCGCCAATTTCTGA
- a CDS encoding LysR family transcriptional regulator has protein sequence MRPTLDSDLLRTFVAIAEAGNFTRAAEQAGRTQSAVSMQMKKLEELVGDSLFERGSRGVALTRRGGELIVNARRIVSLLDETAASMAAPPLGGPVRIGIPEEYGHAILSRALGAFSKRHTKVEVTVRYAHSEAQLAALAAGELDLCVVFEWQDPAGGEVLMHDPTVWVTSTLHHMHEERPVPIALYNRVSWCKDFAIKSLEQRGLAYRVAYTSDTTGGLKLAVTSGLAIAPISRSNIPDGCRELTSADGFGDIDASNVVMHRNPNASGEAIDGMQEAIREAFVNRQG, from the coding sequence ATGCGCCCGACCCTCGACAGCGATCTCCTGCGCACCTTCGTCGCCATAGCCGAGGCCGGCAATTTCACCCGGGCGGCCGAGCAGGCCGGCCGCACCCAGTCGGCCGTGTCGATGCAGATGAAGAAGCTCGAGGAACTGGTCGGCGACAGCCTGTTCGAGCGCGGCTCGCGCGGCGTCGCGCTGACGCGGCGCGGCGGCGAACTCATCGTCAACGCCCGCCGCATCGTCTCGCTGCTCGACGAAACGGCGGCGTCGATGGCGGCGCCGCCGCTCGGCGGGCCGGTGCGCATCGGCATTCCTGAGGAATATGGCCACGCCATCCTGTCGCGCGCGCTCGGCGCGTTTTCGAAACGCCACACCAAGGTCGAGGTCACCGTGCGCTACGCGCATTCGGAGGCGCAGCTGGCGGCACTCGCCGCCGGCGAACTCGATCTGTGCGTGGTGTTCGAATGGCAGGATCCGGCCGGCGGCGAAGTGCTGATGCACGACCCGACGGTCTGGGTGACGTCGACCCTGCACCACATGCACGAGGAACGGCCGGTGCCGATCGCGCTCTACAACCGGGTCAGTTGGTGCAAGGACTTCGCCATCAAGTCTCTGGAGCAGCGCGGGCTTGCCTATCGCGTCGCCTATACCAGCGACACCACCGGTGGTCTGAAGCTCGCGGTCACCTCAGGACTGGCGATCGCGCCGATCTCGCGCAGCAACATTCCGGACGGCTGCCGCGAACTGACGTCCGCCGACGGGTTCGGTGACATCGATGCCTCCAATGTGGTGATGCATCGCAACCCGAACGCGTCAGGCGAGGCGATCGACGGCATGCAGGAGGCGATCCGCGAGGCGTTCGTCAACCGGCAAGGTTAG
- a CDS encoding ArsR/SmtB family transcription factor, whose protein sequence is MQEVDVFKAIANERRLQILDWLKDPRAHFPAQADGDLVEDGVCALLIAEKLGITQATLSEHMRVLTQAGLLRAKRIKQWTFYRRDEDGIAETRTLLQNRL, encoded by the coding sequence ATGCAAGAGGTTGATGTCTTCAAGGCGATCGCCAACGAACGCAGGCTGCAGATCCTCGACTGGCTGAAGGATCCGCGCGCGCATTTCCCGGCCCAGGCAGACGGCGATCTGGTCGAGGACGGCGTTTGCGCGCTGCTGATAGCCGAGAAACTCGGCATCACGCAGGCGACGCTCTCCGAGCATATGCGCGTGCTCACCCAGGCCGGCCTGCTGCGGGCCAAGCGCATCAAGCAATGGACGTTCTACCGCCGCGACGAAGACGGGATTGCCGAGACAAGAACGCTCCTCCAGAACCGGCTGTAG
- the lysA gene encoding diaminopimelate decarboxylase has translation MNHFDYRDGVLHAEDVAIPDIAAQVGTPFYCYSTATLTRHYRVFAQAFAGLDALVCYAMKANSNQAVLRTLARLGAGADVVSEGELRRALAAGIPASKILFSGVGKTAREIDLALEAGILCFNVESEPELELLSARAVALGKVAPISLRINPDVDAKTHKKISTGKAENKFGIAWQRARQVYARAATLPGIKVTGIDTHIGSQITELQPFDDAFALLVDLVGALRADGHAIEHVDLGGGLGIPYRVDNNPPPLPDAYAQIVRKHVTKLGLKVMFEPGRLIVGNAGILVSEVIFVKEGDAKNFLVVDAAMNDLIRPTLYDAFHDIRPVVQPPADTPRMMVDVVGQVCETGDYLGLDRDLPRLKAGDLVAVSTAGAYGAVQAGTYNTRLLVPEVLVDGDRFHIVRPRLTYDDLIGLDSVPDWLA, from the coding sequence GTGAACCATTTCGACTACCGCGACGGCGTGCTGCATGCCGAGGACGTGGCAATCCCTGATATCGCCGCTCAGGTCGGCACGCCGTTCTACTGCTATTCGACGGCCACGCTGACCAGGCACTACCGTGTGTTTGCACAGGCCTTTGCCGGCCTCGACGCGCTGGTCTGCTACGCCATGAAGGCCAACTCCAACCAGGCCGTGCTGCGCACCCTGGCCAGGCTCGGCGCCGGCGCCGACGTGGTCTCGGAAGGCGAGTTGCGCCGAGCGCTGGCGGCCGGCATCCCGGCCAGCAAGATCCTGTTTTCCGGCGTCGGCAAGACCGCCCGCGAAATTGACCTCGCGCTCGAAGCGGGCATCCTTTGCTTCAACGTCGAATCCGAGCCGGAGCTTGAACTGTTGTCGGCCCGCGCCGTGGCACTCGGCAAGGTGGCGCCGATCTCGCTACGCATCAATCCCGATGTCGACGCCAAGACCCACAAGAAGATCTCCACGGGCAAGGCCGAGAACAAGTTCGGCATTGCATGGCAGCGCGCGCGGCAGGTCTATGCCCGCGCGGCGACGCTTCCGGGCATCAAGGTCACCGGCATCGACACCCATATCGGCAGCCAGATCACCGAGCTGCAGCCCTTTGACGACGCCTTCGCCCTTTTGGTCGATCTGGTCGGCGCGCTGCGCGCCGATGGCCACGCCATCGAGCATGTCGATCTCGGCGGTGGCCTCGGTATTCCCTACCGCGTCGACAACAACCCGCCGCCCTTGCCCGACGCCTATGCCCAGATCGTCAGGAAGCATGTCACCAAGCTCGGTCTCAAGGTGATGTTCGAGCCAGGACGCCTGATCGTTGGCAATGCCGGCATCCTCGTCTCGGAAGTGATCTTCGTGAAGGAAGGCGACGCCAAGAATTTCCTGGTTGTCGACGCCGCCATGAACGATCTGATCCGGCCGACGCTTTACGACGCCTTCCACGACATCAGGCCCGTCGTGCAGCCGCCGGCCGACACGCCGCGCATGATGGTCGACGTGGTCGGCCAGGTCTGCGAGACCGGTGACTATCTCGGCCTCGACCGCGACCTGCCGAGGCTGAAGGCCGGCGATCTCGTTGCCGTTTCCACAGCCGGTGCCTACGGTGCCGTGCAGGCCGGCACCTACAACACCCGCCTGCTGGTGCCGGAGGTGCTGGTCGACGGCGACCGTTTCCACATCGTGCGCCCGCGCCTGACCTATGACGATCTGATCGGGCTGGATTCGGTGCCCGACTGGCTGGCATAG
- the ftsE gene encoding cell division ATP-binding protein FtsE, protein MIRFENVGLRYGMGPEILRDISLHIPERSFQFLSGPSGAGKTTLLRLLFMSLKPTRGLITIFGKDRSRISRTELPHLRRRIGVVFQDFRLLDHMTTYENVALPLRVRGREEASYRTDVTELLKWVGLGERMHVLPPVLSGGEKQRAAIARALIEQPEILLADEPTGNVDPPLARRLLRLFIELNRLGTAVVIATHDLGLMEQVDARRMILAGGRLDIYD, encoded by the coding sequence TTGATTCGCTTCGAAAATGTCGGCCTCCGCTATGGCATGGGTCCGGAAATCCTCCGCGACATCTCCCTGCACATCCCGGAGCGCTCCTTTCAGTTCCTGAGCGGACCTTCGGGCGCCGGCAAGACGACGTTGCTGCGCCTTCTGTTCATGTCGCTGAAGCCGACGCGCGGGCTGATCACCATTTTCGGCAAGGACCGTTCGCGCATTTCGCGCACCGAACTGCCGCATTTGCGGCGCCGCATCGGCGTGGTGTTCCAGGATTTTCGCCTGCTCGACCACATGACCACCTACGAGAATGTCGCGCTGCCACTGCGCGTGCGCGGGCGCGAGGAAGCGAGCTACCGCACCGATGTCACCGAACTGCTGAAATGGGTGGGGCTGGGCGAGCGCATGCATGTGCTGCCGCCGGTGCTATCGGGCGGCGAGAAGCAGCGCGCCGCCATCGCGCGCGCGCTGATCGAGCAGCCCGAGATCCTGCTCGCCGACGAGCCCACCGGCAATGTCGATCCGCCGCTGGCGCGACGGCTGCTGCGGCTCTTCATCGAGCTCAATCGACTCGGCACCGCCGTGGTGATCGCCACCCACGACCTCGGCCTGATGGAACAGGTCGACGCGCGCCGCATGATCCTGGCCGGCGGAAGGCTGGACATCTATGACTGA
- a CDS encoding TIGR02302 family protein — MTQRPTSSDRGLAGRLALSRLATRVSMMVERGWPLLLPLILIACLFLSISWFGIFSRLPDVARIGLVAAFGLAGLAALYPLRFFRLPGAAEVDRRIEAANELLHSPVLVQADRPSGRESSFSQALWREHQKRMAARLDRLGADLPRTRVPERDPWGLRAVAALLLVTAFAFSFGPTGGKIADGFSAHGAHDALPPRIDAWVTPPAYTGKPPIFLTADANQATPTFHVPEGSDVSLRVTGGSGEETLAYADKDGNARVVNPAGPQAASAKPAASPAAPAPASPSKVRQFTSKLTGDGTLTLKSGEDQLGRWAFAVIADKPPQIRFVGEPKRAANGAFELNYQIDDDYGAATAKAVFTLADPLAPGAHPLYGPPEMPLALPRRGGKSNAAKTTKDLTEHVWAGGSIKLTLVATDDAGHTASSETKTLVMPERPFANPLARAVIEQRRLLALDANAKPHVLDLIDAITLRPEDTFDNMSHYLAIMSARSRLKLAGNDDQLRGEVAYLWEIALGIEEGNLSAAEKRLRQAQQALQDAIKNGASDQEIEKAMKELREAMNQFLQEFAERAKQNPNAPQMQQNGQELRQSDIDRMMDQIENLAKSGDRDKAQQLLSQLQDMMNNLQAGRQQQGGEQDSQMRQQMDKLGEILRRQQEMMNDTFRMDQMQRGERQRGQNRDEQLGQGGGEDQDKPGVGEDRDPLARQKPMTPQEFSDALKQLQEGQGQLKSDLEQLKKNLEGMGMEPNEGFGEAGKSMGSAEQALGEGQGDEAVGHQGRALEALRKGAKDMMKQMQAMQGDQGGSQEGGRQQNADRDPLGRPRASQGPDFGDSVKVPDEIDVQRARQILEAIRKRLGNALSPDIERSYLERLLELK; from the coding sequence ATGACGCAACGACCCACCTCTAGCGATCGCGGTCTCGCCGGGCGCCTTGCGCTCAGCCGGCTGGCGACGCGGGTCTCGATGATGGTCGAGCGCGGCTGGCCGCTGCTGCTGCCGCTGATCCTTATCGCCTGCCTGTTCCTGAGCATCTCCTGGTTCGGCATTTTCTCCCGGTTGCCGGATGTCGCGCGCATCGGCCTTGTCGCCGCATTCGGCCTGGCAGGGCTGGCAGCGCTCTATCCGCTGCGTTTCTTCCGCCTGCCTGGTGCCGCCGAGGTCGACCGCCGCATCGAGGCCGCCAACGAACTGCTGCACAGCCCCGTGCTGGTGCAGGCCGACCGGCCAAGCGGCCGTGAAAGCAGTTTCTCGCAGGCGCTGTGGCGCGAACACCAGAAGCGCATGGCCGCCAGGCTCGACAGGCTTGGCGCCGACCTGCCGCGCACCCGGGTGCCGGAGCGCGATCCTTGGGGGCTGCGCGCCGTGGCGGCGCTGCTGCTCGTCACCGCCTTTGCCTTCTCCTTCGGGCCGACAGGCGGCAAGATAGCCGACGGCTTCAGCGCCCACGGCGCGCACGATGCCTTGCCGCCACGCATCGATGCCTGGGTGACGCCGCCCGCCTATACCGGCAAACCGCCGATCTTCCTGACCGCCGACGCCAACCAGGCGACGCCGACGTTTCATGTGCCTGAGGGCAGCGACGTCTCCTTGCGCGTCACCGGAGGCTCGGGCGAGGAAACGCTGGCCTATGCCGACAAGGATGGCAACGCGCGCGTCGTCAACCCTGCCGGACCGCAGGCGGCCAGCGCCAAGCCAGCCGCAAGCCCGGCGGCGCCGGCCCCCGCATCCCCGTCGAAGGTGCGCCAGTTCACCAGCAAACTGACCGGCGACGGCACGCTGACGCTGAAATCGGGCGAGGATCAACTCGGCCGATGGGCCTTCGCCGTGATCGCGGACAAACCGCCGCAGATCCGTTTCGTCGGCGAGCCCAAGCGCGCCGCCAACGGCGCATTCGAGCTCAACTACCAGATCGACGACGATTATGGCGCCGCCACCGCCAAGGCGGTCTTCACGCTGGCCGACCCGCTGGCACCGGGCGCGCATCCGCTCTACGGCCCACCCGAAATGCCGTTGGCGCTGCCGCGCCGCGGCGGCAAGTCCAATGCCGCCAAGACCACCAAGGACCTGACCGAGCATGTCTGGGCCGGCGGCAGCATCAAGCTGACGCTGGTCGCCACCGATGATGCCGGCCACACCGCGTCCAGCGAAACCAAGACGCTCGTGATGCCGGAGCGGCCTTTCGCCAACCCGCTGGCGAGGGCGGTGATCGAACAACGCCGCCTGCTGGCGCTCGACGCCAATGCCAAGCCTCACGTGCTCGACCTGATAGACGCCATCACGCTGCGGCCGGAAGACACGTTCGACAACATGTCCCACTATCTCGCCATCATGAGCGCGCGCAGCCGGCTGAAACTGGCCGGCAACGACGATCAGCTGCGCGGCGAGGTCGCCTATCTCTGGGAAATCGCGCTCGGCATCGAGGAGGGCAACCTGTCGGCCGCCGAAAAGCGGCTGCGCCAGGCGCAGCAGGCGCTGCAGGACGCCATCAAGAACGGCGCCAGCGACCAGGAAATCGAGAAGGCGATGAAGGAACTGCGCGAGGCGATGAACCAGTTCCTGCAGGAATTCGCCGAACGCGCCAAGCAGAACCCGAACGCGCCACAGATGCAGCAGAACGGCCAGGAACTGCGCCAGAGCGACATCGACCGGATGATGGACCAGATCGAGAACCTGGCGAAGTCGGGCGACCGCGACAAGGCGCAGCAATTGCTGTCGCAGCTGCAGGACATGATGAACAATCTCCAGGCCGGCCGCCAACAGCAAGGCGGCGAGCAGGACAGCCAGATGCGCCAGCAGATGGACAAGCTCGGCGAGATCCTGCGGCGCCAGCAGGAGATGATGAACGACACCTTCCGCATGGACCAAATGCAGCGCGGCGAGCGCCAGCGCGGACAGAACCGCGACGAGCAGCTTGGCCAAGGCGGCGGCGAGGACCAGGACAAGCCAGGCGTCGGCGAGGACCGCGATCCGCTCGCCAGGCAAAAGCCGATGACGCCGCAGGAATTCTCCGATGCGCTGAAGCAATTGCAGGAAGGCCAGGGCCAGCTGAAGAGCGATCTCGAGCAGCTGAAGAAGAACCTCGAAGGCATGGGCATGGAGCCCAATGAAGGATTTGGCGAGGCCGGCAAGTCGATGGGCAGCGCCGAGCAGGCGCTTGGCGAGGGCCAGGGCGACGAGGCCGTCGGCCACCAGGGCCGGGCGCTCGAGGCGCTGCGCAAGGGCGCCAAGGACATGATGAAGCAGATGCAAGCCATGCAGGGCGACCAGGGCGGCAGCCAGGAGGGCGGGCGTCAGCAGAATGCCGACCGTGACCCGCTCGGCCGGCCGCGCGCCAGCCAGGGTCCCGATTTCGGCGATTCGGTGAAGGTCCCCGACGAGATCGACGTCCAACGCGCCCGCCAGATCCTGGAGGCGATCCGCAAGCGGCTCGGCAACGCGCTCAGCCCCGATATCGAGCGCAGCTATCTCGAACGGCTGCTCGAGCTGAAGTAG
- a CDS encoding DMT family transporter: MKNRMVRGILSLCLGVLVFSLQDPLVKAVSSGYPVTEVMAIRSIVALPILIILVHADVGLRAILSKRFGLLTIRAFIQFTSYTVYYLAIAALPLADAVALYFMAPLFIMALAGPYLGERVSWRTLATVLIGLFGVIVMVRPGAGLFDWAALLSLGSAALYGFSQLMARKIGDTESSTVMAFYQNGAYLVGAAVVAGTFHLAGINHAVHPSIEFLVRPWIWPTLPDFLKMAACGFVASAGMILLSQGYRLAPANRVATFEYTGILWSPLWGFLFFAEVPRSTTVIGAALIIGAGLLALNTARRRSAAPVLAAADPV, translated from the coding sequence ATGAAGAATAGGATGGTGCGCGGCATCCTGAGCCTGTGCCTGGGCGTGCTGGTGTTCTCGCTGCAGGACCCGCTCGTCAAGGCCGTGTCGAGCGGTTACCCGGTGACCGAGGTGATGGCGATCCGCTCAATCGTCGCCTTGCCGATCCTGATCATCCTCGTCCATGCCGATGTCGGGCTGCGGGCAATCCTGTCGAAGCGGTTCGGCCTGCTGACGATACGCGCCTTCATCCAGTTCACCTCCTACACGGTGTACTATCTGGCGATCGCCGCGCTGCCGCTGGCCGACGCGGTGGCGCTCTATTTCATGGCGCCGCTGTTCATCATGGCGCTGGCCGGACCCTATCTTGGCGAACGCGTCTCCTGGCGCACGCTGGCGACCGTGCTGATCGGACTGTTTGGCGTCATCGTGATGGTGCGCCCCGGCGCCGGCCTGTTCGACTGGGCGGCACTGCTGTCGCTCGGCTCGGCGGCGCTCTACGGCTTCTCGCAATTGATGGCGCGCAAGATCGGCGATACCGAATCGTCCACGGTCATGGCTTTCTATCAGAACGGCGCCTATCTCGTCGGCGCCGCCGTGGTTGCCGGCACGTTCCATCTGGCCGGCATAAATCACGCCGTCCACCCCAGCATCGAATTCCTGGTGCGGCCTTGGATATGGCCGACTCTGCCGGATTTCCTCAAGATGGCCGCCTGCGGTTTTGTCGCCTCCGCCGGCATGATCCTTCTGTCGCAGGGCTACAGGCTGGCGCCAGCCAATCGGGTCGCTACCTTCGAATACACAGGCATTCTATGGTCGCCGCTCTGGGGATTCCTGTTCTTCGCCGAGGTGCCGCGGTCGACGACCGTGATTGGCGCGGCGCTTATCATCGGCGCCGGCCTGCTCGCGCTCAACACAGCACGGCGCAGGAGCGCAGCGCCCGTGCTTGCCGCCGCCGATCCGGTCTGA
- a CDS encoding response regulator encodes MAKLLIVEDDESVRTLAARALERAGHAIDIAADGAQGLALIRAAHGGYDLVVSDIRMPEMDGIEMAIAAAALFPAMKIMLMTGYADQRERAEELNGIILDVVQKPFTLAEIRSRVERALICFA; translated from the coding sequence ATGGCAAAGCTTCTGATCGTCGAGGACGATGAATCCGTCCGCACCCTCGCAGCCCGCGCGCTCGAACGTGCCGGCCACGCAATCGATATCGCCGCCGATGGCGCCCAGGGCCTGGCGCTGATCCGCGCCGCGCATGGCGGCTACGATCTCGTCGTCTCCGACATCCGCATGCCCGAGATGGACGGCATCGAGATGGCGATCGCGGCGGCCGCCCTTTTCCCGGCGATGAAGATCATGCTGATGACCGGTTATGCCGACCAGCGCGAGCGTGCCGAGGAGTTGAACGGCATCATCCTCGATGTCGTGCAGAAGCCGTTCACGCTGGCCGAAATCCGCTCACGCGTCGAACGGGCGCTGATCTGCTTCGCCTGA